A stretch of Gemmobacter fulvus DNA encodes these proteins:
- a CDS encoding phosphoethanolamine transferase: MPSPSPILAVAPHRALGQRGQTAATLTFLVVLFLFATANAVFWDHARRIFADSPRALATLGAAIFLLTYALVMLFSQKWLVRPALILLLLISAASGWFQNRLGIVIDREMIQNVFLTTPTEAGHLFTWPFLRHMAAFGLLPAVIVAFVPIRPERFLGKTLRNGGLIVLSFALCIGLLLSDYARFAAVFREQKELMSSFQPGAPIAGTVRYAKMMLRSANVVAAPYGTDARSIAGAKPRLTVFMLGETARVQNWSLAGYGRDTNPELARRDITFFPDVTACGTSTAVSVPCIFSGLGQEGYSYTKAQARENLLDVFRHAGQDVLWWDLNTGSQGVARRTGEDHMTRQPDMSRCPTGECTDELMVERLATLLPTLTRDTVVIMHMIGSHGPSYYLRYPPEAARFSPTCQTGEFAKCTPEEIVNTYDNTIAYTDTVLASMIDLLAAQTGVEASMIYASDHGESLGEGGLWLHGAPAFMAPDTQTKVPMLLWLSDDSKARLTGVAGCLAQKATQPQSHDVIFPTLLSLAGVETAVHAPDLDLTRCVAG, from the coding sequence ATGCCGTCTCCCTCGCCTATCCTGGCCGTGGCCCCCCACCGCGCCCTTGGCCAACGTGGCCAGACCGCCGCCACCCTGACCTTTCTGGTCGTGCTGTTCCTGTTTGCCACCGCCAATGCGGTGTTCTGGGATCATGCGCGGCGCATCTTTGCAGACAGCCCGCGCGCGCTGGCCACGCTGGGGGCGGCGATCTTTCTGCTGACCTATGCGCTGGTGATGCTGTTCAGCCAGAAATGGCTGGTGCGGCCGGCGCTGATCCTGCTCTTGCTGATCTCGGCGGCCTCGGGCTGGTTTCAGAACCGGCTGGGCATCGTCATCGACCGCGAGATGATCCAGAACGTGTTTCTGACCACCCCGACCGAGGCCGGGCATCTGTTCACCTGGCCCTTCCTGCGGCATATGGCGGCCTTTGGCCTGCTGCCTGCGGTGATCGTCGCCTTTGTGCCGATCCGGCCCGAGCGGTTTCTGGGCAAGACCCTGCGCAATGGCGGCCTGATCGTGCTGAGCTTCGCGCTGTGCATCGGCTTGCTGCTGTCGGATTACGCCCGCTTTGCCGCCGTCTTTCGGGAACAGAAGGAGCTGATGTCGAGCTTTCAGCCGGGCGCGCCGATTGCGGGCACGGTGCGTTATGCCAAGATGATGCTGCGCAGCGCCAATGTCGTGGCCGCCCCCTATGGCACCGATGCGCGCAGCATTGCCGGGGCAAAACCGCGGCTGACCGTGTTCATGCTGGGCGAAACGGCGCGGGTGCAGAACTGGTCGCTGGCGGGCTATGGCCGCGACACAAATCCCGAACTGGCCCGGCGCGACATCACCTTCTTTCCCGATGTCACCGCCTGCGGCACCTCGACCGCCGTTTCGGTGCCCTGCATCTTCTCGGGTCTGGGTCAGGAGGGCTACAGCTATACCAAGGCGCAGGCCCGCGAAAACCTGCTGGATGTGTTCCGCCACGCCGGGCAGGATGTGCTGTGGTGGGATCTGAACACCGGCTCGCAGGGCGTGGCCCGCCGCACCGGCGAGGATCACATGACCAGACAGCCCGACATGTCGCGCTGCCCCACCGGCGAATGCACGGATGAGCTGATGGTGGAACGGCTGGCCACCCTGCTGCCGACGCTGACCCGCGACACGGTGGTGATCATGCATATGATCGGCAGCCATGGCCCGTCCTATTATCTACGCTATCCGCCCGAGGCGGCCCGGTTCTCGCCCACCTGCCAGACCGGGGAATTTGCCAAATGCACGCCCGAGGAAATCGTCAACACCTATGACAATACCATTGCCTATACCGATACGGTTCTGGCCAGCATGATCGACCTGCTGGCGGCCCAGACCGGGGTCGAGGCCAGCATGATCTATGCCTCGGACCATGGGGAATCGCTGGGCGAAGGCGGTCTGTGGCTGCATGGCGCGCCCGCTTTCATGGCACCGGACACGCAGACCAAGGTGCCGATGCTGCTGTGGCTGTCAGACGACAGCAAGGCGCGGCTGACGGGCGTGGCGGGCTGTCTGGCGCAGAAGGCGACGCAACCGCAATCGCATGACGTGATCTTCCCAACCCTGCTCAGTCTTGCCGGGGTGGAGACGGCGGTCCATGCGCCCGATCTTGATCTGACGCGCTGCGTGGCGGGCTGA
- a CDS encoding TRAP transporter large permease, with protein MTALIIFAILAILLITGMPVSIALGLTVFSFLIGFTDIPMDSIALKLFTGIEKFEIMAIPFFILAGNFLTHGGVARRMIRFATSMVGHWYGGMGLAAVMACALFAAISGSSPATVMAVGSILIPAMVKQGYPPQFGVGTVATAGGLGILIPPSIVMVMYAVATSGMVVTGPNGEPVMSASIGTLFMAGVIPGLMLAMMLGGTTTYRAWKYNYPRMERAPFADRWKAFRESVWGLMLIVIIMGGIYGGIFTPTEAAAVSAVYAFVIAVWVYKDIKLRDVPKVLLNSAAMSAMLLYIITNAVMFAFILTSEQIPQALSGWIVDLGLGKIGFLLMVNVILLFIGMVMEPSAIVLIMAPILYPVAVKLGVDPVHFGIMLVVNMEIGLCTPPVGLNLYVASAISKLGLTEVTKAAGPWLLTALVFLGIVTYVPEITLFLPRMLGMN; from the coding sequence ATGACCGCGCTCATCATTTTTGCGATCCTTGCGATCCTTCTGATCACCGGGATGCCGGTGTCCATCGCGCTTGGCCTGACGGTGTTTTCGTTCCTGATCGGCTTTACCGACATTCCGATGGACAGTATCGCGCTGAAACTGTTCACCGGCATCGAAAAGTTCGAGATCATGGCGATCCCGTTCTTCATTCTGGCCGGCAACTTCCTGACGCATGGCGGTGTGGCGCGGCGGATGATCCGCTTTGCCACCTCGATGGTCGGCCATTGGTATGGCGGCATGGGTCTGGCGGCGGTGATGGCCTGTGCGCTGTTCGCGGCCATTTCCGGCTCGTCGCCAGCCACGGTGATGGCGGTGGGGTCGATCCTGATCCCGGCCATGGTCAAGCAGGGCTATCCGCCGCAATTCGGCGTCGGCACGGTTGCCACGGCAGGCGGCCTCGGCATCCTGATCCCGCCGTCCATCGTGATGGTGATGTATGCGGTGGCCACCTCGGGCATGGTTGTCACCGGGCCGAATGGCGAACCCGTGATGTCGGCCTCCATCGGCACCCTGTTCATGGCGGGCGTCATTCCGGGCCTGATGCTGGCGATGATGCTGGGCGGCACCACCACCTACCGCGCGTGGAAATACAACTACCCGCGGATGGAGCGTGCGCCGTTCGCGGACCGCTGGAAGGCGTTCCGGGAAAGCGTCTGGGGCCTGATGCTGATCGTGATCATCATGGGCGGCATCTATGGCGGTATCTTCACCCCCACTGAAGCCGCCGCTGTCAGCGCCGTCTATGCCTTTGTCATCGCCGTCTGGGTCTACAAGGACATCAAGCTGCGCGATGTGCCGAAGGTGCTGCTGAACTCTGCCGCCATGTCTGCGATGCTGCTCTATATCATCACCAATGCCGTGATGTTCGCCTTCATCCTGACATCGGAACAGATCCCGCAGGCGCTTTCGGGCTGGATCGTCGATCTGGGTCTGGGCAAGATCGGCTTCCTGCTGATGGTGAACGTGATCCTGCTGTTCATCGGCATGGTAATGGAGCCTTCGGCCATCGTGCTGATCATGGCGCCGATCCTCTATCCGGTTGCCGTCAAGCTGGGCGTGGATCCGGTTCACTTCGGCATCATGTTGGTGGTCAATATGGAGATCGGGCTCTGTACGCCGCCGGTCGGGCTCAACCTCTATGTCGCCTCGGCGATCTCGAAGCTGGGGCTGACCGAGGTGACAAAAGCCGCAGGGCCGTGGTTGCTTACCGCGCTCGTGTTCCTCGGGATCGTGACCTATGTTCCAGAGATCACCTTGTTCCTGCCCCGCATGTTGGGCATGAACTGA
- a CDS encoding glyoxalase superfamily protein, translated as MTPPTFTATMPILRIFDEALALGFYLDWLGFVAEWEHRFDATAPLYMQIRRAGLVLHLSGHYGDATPGATVFIPTLGIAAFHAELCTRPNPNMRPSLEPLPWGTQMQVTDPFGNRLRFCEMTA; from the coding sequence ATGACGCCCCCGACCTTTACCGCCACCATGCCGATCCTGCGCATTTTCGATGAAGCACTGGCGCTTGGCTTCTATCTGGACTGGCTGGGCTTTGTGGCCGAGTGGGAACATCGCTTTGACGCGACCGCCCCACTGTATATGCAGATCCGCCGTGCCGGTCTGGTGCTGCATCTGTCCGGCCATTACGGCGATGCCACGCCCGGTGCGACGGTGTTCATCCCGACGCTGGGCATTGCCGCCTTCCACGCCGAGCTGTGCACCCGCCCCAATCCCAATATGCGCCCTAGTCTTGAACCCCTGCCCTGGGGCACGCAGATGCAGGTCACGGACCCATTCGGCAACCGTCTGCGCTTTTGTGAAATGACGGCCTAG
- a CDS encoding P-II family nitrogen regulator produces MKKIEAIIKPFKLDEVKEALQEAGIQGLSVTEVKGFGRQKGHTELYRGAEYVVDFLPKVKIEVVLSDDMVDTAVEAIIAAARTDKIGDGKIFISPVEQAIRIRTGETGDDAV; encoded by the coding sequence GTGAAGAAGATCGAGGCGATCATCAAGCCGTTCAAGCTGGATGAAGTAAAAGAGGCGCTTCAGGAGGCCGGCATTCAAGGCCTCTCCGTCACCGAGGTGAAGGGGTTCGGGCGCCAGAAGGGCCATACCGAACTGTATCGTGGCGCCGAATATGTGGTGGATTTCCTGCCCAAGGTGAAGATCGAGGTCGTGCTGTCTGACGACATGGTCGACACCGCTGTCGAGGCGATCATCGCAGCGGCCCGCACCGACAAGATCGGCGATGGCAAGATCTTCATCTCTCCCGTCGAACAGGCCATCCGCATCCGCACGGGCGAAACCGGCGACGACGCGGTCTGA
- a CDS encoding NAD(P)H-hydrate dehydratase, which produces MTELLTSAQMRAIEKSAIDSGAVTGLVLMERAGQAVVRAIQQAWPDHPQRAVVLCGPGNNGGDGYVIARLLAQQGWSVRVYALGPSRTADAGEMRQDWLALGPVATMDQLDWPVLADRPLVIDAMFGTGLIRDIAPGVWGALDMAVSSGCHIVAVDILSGLCADSGRVRTEAGYLDRGADLTVTFQAAKCGHHLAEAPALSGRLQVVSIGLEVELAALLREEGAALVDLVVGPSDVDKRGGHKFTHGHALVLSGPPGQGGAARLAARAALRIGAGLVTLGSPLAAMAEHAARLDAVMLRPISDGPDLTTALADPRITALCLGPGLGREARGAALLAAALVSQIGALVLDADALSLLAQDAALFAALPRRCVLTPHGGEFARLFPDLAARLAAPAGIGAAYSRPEAARAAAARAGCVLVLKGPDTVIAAPDGRCAIHSAQYDRAAPWLATAGAGDVLAGFVTGLLARGFPPFDAACTAVWLHVESARSFGPGLIAEDLPEELPKVLRRLLT; this is translated from the coding sequence ATGACCGAACTCCTGACCTCTGCCCAAATGCGCGCCATTGAAAAAAGTGCAATCGACTCTGGCGCGGTGACGGGGCTGGTGTTGATGGAGCGGGCGGGTCAGGCGGTGGTGCGGGCCATTCAGCAGGCATGGCCGGATCATCCGCAGCGGGCGGTGGTGCTGTGCGGGCCGGGCAACAATGGCGGCGACGGATATGTGATCGCGCGGTTGTTGGCGCAGCAGGGCTGGTCGGTGCGCGTCTATGCGCTGGGGCCAAGCCGAACCGCCGATGCCGGGGAAATGCGGCAAGATTGGCTGGCGCTGGGGCCGGTGGCGACGATGGATCAGCTGGACTGGCCGGTGCTGGCCGACCGGCCGCTGGTGATTGATGCGATGTTCGGCACCGGGCTGATCCGTGATATTGCGCCGGGCGTCTGGGGCGCGCTGGACATGGCGGTCAGCAGCGGCTGCCACATCGTTGCGGTCGATATCCTGTCGGGCCTTTGCGCCGACAGCGGGCGGGTGCGCACCGAGGCGGGGTATCTGGATCGCGGCGCGGATCTGACGGTGACGTTTCAGGCCGCGAAATGCGGGCATCATCTGGCCGAGGCTCCGGCCTTGTCGGGGCGGTTGCAGGTGGTGTCCATCGGGCTTGAGGTGGAATTGGCGGCGCTGCTGCGTGAGGAGGGCGCGGCGCTGGTGGATCTGGTGGTGGGGCCTTCGGATGTCGACAAGCGCGGCGGGCACAAGTTCACCCATGGTCATGCGCTGGTCCTGTCGGGCCCGCCGGGGCAGGGCGGGGCGGCCCGTCTGGCGGCCCGCGCCGCGCTGCGCATTGGCGCGGGTCTGGTGACGCTGGGCAGTCCGCTTGCCGCCATGGCCGAACATGCGGCGCGGCTGGATGCGGTGATGCTGCGGCCCATATCCGATGGGCCGGATCTGACAACGGCGCTGGCCGATCCGCGCATCACCGCGCTGTGCCTGGGGCCGGGGCTCGGGCGGGAGGCGCGGGGTGCGGCCTTGCTGGCGGCGGCGCTGGTCTCGCAGATCGGGGCGCTGGTGCTGGATGCCGATGCGCTGAGCTTGCTGGCGCAGGACGCGGCGCTGTTTGCCGCGCTGCCCCGGCGCTGTGTGCTGACCCCGCATGGCGGCGAATTTGCCCGGCTGTTTCCCGATCTGGCTGCCCGGCTGGCGGCCCCGGCGGGGATCGGGGCGGCCTATTCGCGCCCCGAGGCGGCGCGGGCCGCGGCAGCGCGTGCGGGCTGTGTGCTGGTGCTGAAAGGCCCGGATACGGTGATTGCCGCCCCGGATGGCCGCTGTGCTATCCATTCGGCGCAATATGACCGCGCCGCGCCCTGGCTTGCGACGGCCGGGGCGGGCGATGTTCTGGCCGGGTTTGTCACCGGCCTGCTGGCGCGTGGTTTTCCTCCGTTCGACGCCGCCTGCACCGCCGTCTGGCTGCATGTGGAGTCGGCGCGCAGCTTTGGGCCGGGGCTGATTGCCGAGGATCTGCCGGAAGAGCTGCCCAAGGTGCTGCGCAGGCTGCTGACATGA
- the glnA gene encoding type I glutamate--ammonia ligase — protein MSAIAKALKLIKDEEVEYVDIRFTDPKGKLQHVTLVSDLVDEDFFEEGFMFDGSSIAGWKSIDQSDMKLIPDASSIYLDPFYAEKTLCVHCDVVEPDTGEPYSRDPRGTAKKAEAYLKSTGIGDTAYFGPEAEFFLFDDVRYQVSMNKVSFEVDAVDACWNTDKVYEGGNSGHRPGVKGGYFPVNPIDDAQDLRGEMLSTMKRMGMKVDKHHHEVASTQHELGMIFGGLVEQADNMQKYKYVIHNVAHAYGKSATFMPKPIKGDNGSGMHVNMSIWKDGKPLFAGDKYADLSQEALYFIGGIIKHAKALNALTNPSTNSYKRLIPGFEAPVLLAYSARNRSGAVRIPWTESPKAKRVEARFPDPAANPYLCYAALMMAGLDGIKNKIDPGPASDKDLYDLPPEELAEIPTVCGSLREALEELEKDMDFLLAGDVFTKDQLDGYIALKWEEVYAFEHTPHPVEYQMYYSC, from the coding sequence ATGAGCGCGATTGCAAAAGCTCTGAAACTGATCAAGGACGAGGAAGTCGAATATGTCGACATCCGCTTCACCGACCCGAAGGGCAAGCTCCAGCACGTGACGCTGGTGTCCGATCTTGTCGACGAAGACTTCTTTGAAGAAGGCTTCATGTTCGACGGTTCGTCCATCGCCGGCTGGAAGTCGATTGATCAGTCCGACATGAAACTGATCCCCGACGCCTCGTCGATCTACCTCGACCCCTTCTATGCCGAAAAAACCCTCTGCGTGCATTGCGACGTGGTGGAGCCGGACACAGGCGAGCCCTATTCGCGCGATCCGCGCGGCACCGCCAAGAAGGCCGAAGCCTATCTGAAATCGACCGGCATCGGTGACACCGCCTATTTCGGGCCGGAAGCTGAATTCTTCCTGTTCGACGACGTGCGGTATCAAGTCTCGATGAACAAGGTCTCGTTCGAGGTCGACGCCGTGGACGCGTGCTGGAACACCGACAAGGTGTATGAAGGCGGCAACTCGGGCCATCGTCCGGGCGTCAAGGGCGGCTATTTCCCGGTCAACCCGATTGACGACGCGCAAGACCTGCGTGGCGAGATGCTGTCGACCATGAAGCGCATGGGCATGAAGGTCGACAAGCACCATCACGAAGTGGCCTCGACCCAGCACGAGCTTGGCATGATCTTCGGCGGTCTTGTTGAACAGGCCGACAACATGCAGAAATACAAGTATGTGATCCACAATGTGGCCCATGCTTACGGCAAATCGGCAACCTTCATGCCCAAGCCCATCAAGGGCGACAACGGCTCGGGGATGCACGTGAACATGTCGATCTGGAAGGACGGCAAACCGCTGTTCGCAGGCGACAAATACGCGGATCTGTCGCAGGAAGCGCTGTATTTCATCGGCGGCATCATCAAACACGCCAAGGCGCTCAACGCCCTGACGAACCCGTCGACCAACAGCTACAAGCGCCTGATCCCCGGCTTTGAAGCGCCGGTTCTGCTGGCCTATTCGGCCCGCAACCGCTCGGGTGCCGTGCGGATTCCGTGGACCGAATCGCCGAAAGCCAAGCGCGTCGAAGCCCGTTTCCCCGATCCGGCGGCCAACCCCTATCTGTGCTATGCGGCCCTGATGATGGCAGGCCTTGACGGGATCAAGAACAAGATTGATCCGGGCCCGGCCTCCGACAAGGATCTCTACGATCTGCCGCCGGAAGAACTGGCCGAAATCCCGACCGTCTGCGGCTCGCTGCGCGAAGCGCTGGAAGAGCTGGAGAAGGACATGGACTTCCTGCTGGCAGGCGACGTGTTCACCAAGGATCAGCTGGATGGCTACATCGCGCTGAAGTGGGAAGAGGTCTATGCCTTTGAACACACGCCGCACCCGGTGGAATACCAGATGTATTATTCCTGCTGA
- a CDS encoding DMT family transporter, which yields MTPTPAPRRSALGILCLCAGVAVFSVQDLILKLLSGAYPLHQAMVIRSLTAMPLLYLLVLASGGPKTLVTPGWPRMVARGLVMFVAYTAYYLALAALPMATTVALYFSAPLMITLLSVLMLHDRVSLPRWLAVAMGFVGVVVMVRPGSDLFDWAALLPVVSGLTYALSMILARQQGATQTAAALAFHGNAVFLICALILSAVFGSGTFAGETHPSLGFLTRGWVTPTAADLGRMALCGGVAAIGLTLLTQAYRVAASATVAPFEYTGLIWGVLYGWVFWSDWPDSTAWTGIAIICGAGLFVLWRETTERRRAPAM from the coding sequence ATGACCCCAACCCCTGCCCCGCGGCGTTCCGCGCTTGGTATCCTTTGCCTCTGTGCCGGGGTGGCGGTGTTTTCCGTGCAGGATCTGATCCTGAAACTGCTGTCCGGGGCCTATCCGCTGCATCAGGCCATGGTAATCCGCAGCCTGACCGCGATGCCGCTGCTGTATCTGCTGGTGCTGGCCTCGGGCGGGCCGAAAACGCTGGTGACGCCGGGCTGGCCGCGCATGGTGGCGCGCGGGCTGGTGATGTTTGTGGCCTATACCGCCTATTACCTCGCACTGGCCGCCCTGCCGATGGCAACCACGGTGGCGCTGTATTTCTCGGCCCCGTTGATGATCACGCTGCTGTCGGTGCTGATGCTGCATGATCGGGTCAGCCTGCCGCGCTGGCTGGCGGTGGCCATGGGCTTTGTCGGCGTGGTGGTGATGGTGCGGCCAGGATCCGATCTGTTCGACTGGGCCGCGCTGCTGCCGGTGGTGTCGGGTCTGACCTATGCGCTGTCGATGATCCTTGCCCGGCAACAGGGGGCAACCCAGACCGCCGCCGCACTGGCCTTTCATGGCAATGCGGTGTTCCTGATCTGCGCGCTGATCCTGTCGGCGGTGTTCGGCAGTGGCACCTTCGCGGGCGAGACGCATCCCAGCCTCGGCTTTCTGACGCGCGGCTGGGTCACCCCCACCGCCGCAGATCTTGGCCGCATGGCGCTGTGTGGCGGCGTGGCGGCGATCGGCCTCACCTTGCTGACACAGGCCTATCGCGTTGCCGCCTCGGCCACGGTGGCACCGTTTGAATATACCGGGCTGATCTGGGGCGTGCTTTATGGCTGGGTATTCTGGTCAGACTGGCCCGACAGCACCGCCTGGACCGGCATCGCCATCATCTGCGGCGCGGGGTTGTTCGTGCTGTGGCGCGAAACCACGGAACGCCGCCGGGCGCCGGCCATGTAA
- a CDS encoding TRAP transporter small permease, with amino-acid sequence MLLRFLDRFEEILITLLMALGVTLIFVAVVHRFSIGFAADLVGFARAHDMPTLQAAARATFKAINGIKLTWAQEACIYLFVWMAKFGAAYGVRTGIHVGVDILVEKLEGTKRRVITIIAMSGGVLFTAVITWIGTDFVYHVAKGGQTSPDLELKMWIIYLAVPFGSALMCFRFIQALYLFITTGFIAHHDHGAVDGLDEESEDLAKGGHA; translated from the coding sequence ATGTTGCTGCGTTTCCTCGACCGGTTTGAAGAAATCCTCATCACCCTGCTCATGGCATTGGGCGTGACGCTGATCTTCGTCGCGGTCGTTCACCGTTTTTCCATCGGCTTTGCCGCCGATCTCGTGGGATTTGCCCGCGCGCATGACATGCCCACCCTGCAAGCCGCCGCCCGCGCCACCTTCAAGGCAATCAACGGGATCAAGCTGACCTGGGCACAAGAGGCCTGCATCTATCTGTTCGTCTGGATGGCCAAATTCGGCGCAGCCTACGGCGTGCGCACCGGCATCCATGTGGGTGTCGACATCCTTGTCGAAAAGCTTGAAGGCACCAAACGGCGGGTGATCACCATCATCGCCATGTCGGGCGGCGTGCTGTTCACCGCCGTCATCACCTGGATCGGCACCGATTTTGTCTATCACGTCGCCAAGGGCGGGCAGACCTCGCCCGATCTGGAGCTGAAGATGTGGATCATCTATCTGGCGGTGCCCTTCGGCTCTGCGCTGATGTGCTTCCGCTTCATCCAGGCCCTGTATCTGTTCATCACCACCGGCTTCATCGCCCATCACGACCACGGCGCCGTGGACGGGCTTGACGAGGAATCGGAAGACCTCGCCAAAGGAGGCCACGCATGA
- a CDS encoding Hint domain-containing protein, with product MSQMTLGLDTGHGPQSSHDRQVCGLSAGTTVLTLAGAIPVEYLTPGDRIVTRDGARALRDVQVVAAPARMVRVSASAIGVDQPEDDMIITAETRILIRDWRARALKGCDQAVLTAAKLVDGEYIRHEATAGQTMYCLHFDTPVVIYAGGLELALSPVLVEA from the coding sequence ATGTCACAGATGACCTTGGGGCTTGATACGGGCCATGGCCCGCAGTCCAGCCATGACAGACAGGTTTGCGGGCTCAGCGCCGGCACCACCGTCCTGACACTGGCAGGTGCGATCCCGGTTGAATACCTGACCCCCGGCGACCGGATTGTCACCCGCGATGGCGCCCGCGCGCTGCGCGATGTGCAGGTTGTGGCGGCGCCTGCGCGGATGGTGCGCGTCTCGGCTTCGGCCATTGGCGTGGATCAGCCCGAAGATGACATGATCATCACCGCCGAAACCCGTATCCTGATCCGCGACTGGCGCGCCCGCGCGCTGAAGGGCTGCGATCAGGCGGTGCTGACGGCGGCAAAGCTGGTCGATGGCGAATATATCCGGCACGAGGCGACGGCGGGGCAGACCATGTATTGCCTGCACTTCGACACGCCGGTGGTGATTTATGCCGGTGGTCTGGAACTGGCGCTGTCGCCCGTTCTGGTGGAAGCCTGA
- the tig gene encoding trigger factor, with protein sequence MQVTETLNDGLKRGYTITVTAAELDKKVQEKLVEAQPEIEMKGFRKGKVPMAMLRKQFGPRLIGEAMQDAIDGAMKEHFETSGDRPALQPEVKMVGGEEWKEGQDVVVEMSYEALPPIPEVDASKVTLDRLVVKAEDSAVEEALKNLADTAKAFEDRKKGSKAKDGDQITIDFKGSVDGELFEGGTAEDYPLVLGSGSFIPGFEEQLVGAKEGDEVSVNVSFPESYGAAHLAGKAAVFACTVKAVKAPKAAEIDDELAKKFGAEDLAGLKGQIAERLEAEYKGASRAVMKRALLDQLDAMVKFDLPPALVEAEAAQIAHQLWHEENPDVHDHNHGHVETTDEHKKLAERRVRLGLLLAEVGRKADVQVTDAEMTQAVLAQARQYPGQERAFFEFVQKNPQMQQQLRAPIFEDKVVDFIVAGASVTDKEVSKDDLQKAIEALDEM encoded by the coding sequence ATGCAGGTCACCGAGACCCTGAACGACGGTCTGAAGCGCGGCTACACCATCACGGTGACGGCAGCGGAGCTGGACAAGAAAGTCCAGGAAAAGCTGGTCGAGGCGCAACCCGAGATCGAAATGAAGGGCTTCCGCAAGGGCAAGGTGCCGATGGCCATGCTGCGCAAGCAATTCGGCCCGCGCCTGATCGGCGAAGCCATGCAGGACGCCATTGACGGCGCGATGAAAGAGCATTTCGAAACATCCGGCGACCGCCCGGCGCTGCAGCCCGAAGTGAAGATGGTGGGCGGCGAAGAGTGGAAAGAAGGCCAGGACGTCGTGGTCGAAATGTCCTACGAAGCCCTGCCGCCGATCCCCGAGGTTGACGCCTCGAAAGTGACGCTGGACCGTCTGGTGGTGAAAGCCGAGGACAGCGCTGTCGAAGAAGCGCTGAAAAACCTGGCCGATACCGCGAAAGCCTTCGAGGACCGCAAGAAGGGTTCCAAGGCCAAGGACGGCGACCAGATCACCATCGACTTCAAGGGCTCGGTCGATGGCGAACTGTTCGAGGGCGGCACTGCGGAAGACTATCCGCTGGTTCTCGGCTCCGGCTCGTTCATTCCGGGCTTTGAAGAGCAACTGGTCGGCGCCAAGGAAGGCGACGAGGTTTCGGTCAACGTGTCCTTCCCCGAAAGCTATGGTGCCGCGCATCTGGCTGGCAAGGCCGCCGTGTTTGCCTGCACCGTGAAAGCGGTCAAGGCTCCGAAGGCTGCCGAGATCGACGACGAACTGGCCAAGAAGTTCGGCGCCGAAGATCTGGCCGGTCTGAAAGGCCAGATCGCCGAGCGTCTGGAAGCCGAATACAAAGGCGCATCGCGCGCCGTGATGAAGCGTGCACTGCTCGATCAACTGGACGCGATGGTCAAGTTCGACCTGCCGCCCGCTCTGGTCGAGGCCGAAGCCGCGCAGATCGCGCATCAGTTGTGGCACGAAGAAAACCCGGACGTGCATGACCACAACCATGGCCATGTCGAAACCACCGACGAGCACAAGAAACTGGCCGAACGCCGCGTGCGTCTGGGCCTGCTGCTGGCCGAAGTGGGCCGCAAGGCCGATGTGCAGGTGACGGATGCCGAAATGACCCAGGCTGTGCTGGCACAGGCGCGTCAATATCCGGGACAAGAGCGCGCGTTCTTTGAATTCGTGCAGAAGAACCCGCAGATGCAACAACAGCTGCGCGCGCCGATCTTTGAAGACAAGGTTGTCGATTTCATCGTGGCAGGCGCTTCGGTGACTGACAAGGAAGTCTCGAAGGACGATCTTCAGAAGGCCATCGAGGCGCTGGACGAAATGTGA